CCGGAAATTCCGTAAGCTACATAGGGTCCAAATCCTAACATGATAAATCCATTTCCCAAACTACCCTTATACACCAGGTTCAATGGAAGCTCAATATACGAAAGCTTGAAAGTGCTTGTGATATCTCCATCAGTCGATTTGGCTCCTTTGGTGGTAAACAACAGTCCGGGTTGAAAATAAAAATCCGGGACAATGGGAATTTGTGCATTGACTCCAATGTGAAATCCGGTGATCAAATCATTATCAAATTTATCGCCATTGAAATCCTTGCCGTTTAAAGTCTGTAAATTGACTCCACCCAGAAGGGCAAATCTCATTTTATTGCTTCCTGAATCTTGAGCTAAGGCGAAGGTCGCGGCCGACAGGAGCATGAGTAATATATGCATTCGTTTCATTTTCATTTTTGTATTTTGATTCATTTTAATTTATTGGCCTGATTGTAATTTAGCATCTGCTTTCATTTTTTCATTTGCTGCTATTAAAAATTCTACTCTGCGGTTTTTATCGCGTCCATCATCATTATCGTTTAAATACTTCGGGAGCATTTCACCGAACCCAATGACGCTTAATCGACGACTGGTTACATTTTTGTTTATTAAATAGCTGGAAACGGCGCTTGCCCTTTGCACAGAAAGATTTTGGTTGTAAGATTTGCTCCCTTTGCTATCGGTGTGGCCCTGTATTTCGATATCCGTATCGGGATAGGTATTTAAAACGGTCACTAATTTATCCAGGTTGGATTTTGCATCATTTGATAAATTCGATTTGTCGAAAGCAAACAATACACTGCTTGAAAATTCTACAACTATGCCCTCACCAACGCGGATAACTTTTGCATCCGGAACGGCATCTTTGATTTGTTCAGCTTGTTTGTCCATTTTATTGCCAATAAGGGCTCCGGCAGTTCCGCCAACAGCTGCTCCAATGATGGCACCCAAAGCTGTGTTCCCA
The genomic region above belongs to Saprospiraceae bacterium and contains:
- a CDS encoding outer membrane beta-barrel protein, yielding MKMKRMHILLMLLSAATFALAQDSGSNKMRFALLGGVNLQTLNGKDFNGDKFDNDLITGFHIGVNAQIPIVPDFYFQPGLLFTTKGAKSTDGDITSTFKLSYIELPLNLVYKGSLGNGFIMLGFGPYVAYGISGKAIYEDGSTSEKIEMDVVFKNVVEINDPVLSPYFKAFDAGGNIFVSYEMAAGIFMQLNTQFGMFKINPIDDRIPGGKMSIKNTGFGLSLGYRF
- a CDS encoding OmpA family protein, which produces MYQLKKKLLLIALSGILVFAGCASLNKTKKGAIIGTAAGAGMGAVIGKATGNTALGAIIGAAVGGTAGALIGNKMDKQAEQIKDAVPDAKVIRVGEGIVVEFSSSVLFAFDKSNLSNDAKSNLDKLVTVLNTYPDTDIEIQGHTDSKGSKSYNQNLSVQRASAVSSYLINKNVTSRRLSVIGFGEMLPKYLNDNDDGRDKNRRVEFLIAANEKMKADAKLQSGQ